The uncultured Devosia sp. sequence AGTCGGCCGTGTCGTGGTCGGGATGCTGGTTGGAATGAATGCCGGCAAGAAAATCGCGCCACTCGTCGCTGGTTTCCTCGCGCATGGGCAAGGCCGTCAGGCCATCGAAGAAGGGCAGCTTGTCGTGCGGATTGACCTGGATTTCCGGGGCAGCATGCTCGGGGTGATCGAAGGCGCCGATGGCCAATTCGAGACCGAAGCGCGTTTCATAAGCCAGGGGCGTGCCGCAATCGCCGCAAAAGGCGCGGCGAGCGGCGTTCGAGGACTGAAACCACTTCGGTTCGCCACGGGTCCAGACGGCATTGTGTGCCGTCACCAGCGGGCCGAAGAAGCCACCGAAGGCCTTCTGGCACATGCGGCAATGGCAGATGGAACCGCGACCGAGCCGGGTGACGCTGAAGCGGACGGCGCCGCATTGGCAGCCGCCGGCATGAGCTTCGGCACGTTCAATCACCGCTTCATCTCCCATTTGGTGGCACGGTTGCCGGCCTCGTCCTTGTAGTCCATCAGCGTGATGCCCTGTTCGGACAGTTCGTTGCGGATGGCGTCGGCACGGGCGAAGTCCTTGCCATTGAGCGCATCAAGGCGCTGGGCAATGGCGGCGGCGATATGGGGCGGCTCTTCCCAGCCATCGTCGGAGGTGATGAGGCTGTCGAGACTGAAGCCGAGGAAGCGCAGCGTCGCGGCGAGGCAATGGCGCGCATTGCCCTCCTCGCGATTGGCTTTCTTGGCGATGAAGTCGAGCGCGACGGATGCGCGATGAAAATTGAGGTCGTCGGCCAGTTCCTTGACCACGCTCTCGTCGGGCGCATCGCCTTCGGAAACTTCTGCACCACGGGCAGCGCGCTGCCAGTCGCGGAGCTTTGCCTCAGCCTCGTCGAGACGCTTGATCGAGAAGTCGATCGGCTCGCGATAGTGGGTCATCAGCATGGCGAGGCGCAGCACATCGCCAATCCAGGCGCGACCGCCCAAGGTGCCGGTCTCAAGCAATTCGTTGATGGTGACGAAATTGCCGAGCGACTTGCTCATCTTCTGGCCTTCGACCTGAAGGAAGCCATTGTGCATCCAGACATTGGCCATGGCATGGGTGCCGTGGGCGCAGCGGGACTGGGCGATTTCGTTTTCGTGGTGTGGGAAGATCAGGTCGAGACCACCGCCGTGGATATCGAAGGTCTGGCCGAGATAGCGCTCGCTCATGGCGGAGCATTCGATGTGCCAGCCTGGGCGGCCACGGCCCCAGGGGCTGTCCCAGCCGGGCTCGGTTTCCGATGACTGTTTCCAGAGCACGAAATCGGCCGGGTTCTTCTTGTGCGCTTCGACGGCAATGCGGGCGCCGGCAAGGTTGTCGTCGAGATTGCGGCCGGAGAGCTGGCCGTAATCGGGCATGGACTTGACGTCAAAGAGGACTTCGCCCGAGGCGTTATAGGCGTGGTTGTTGGCGATGAGATCGCGGATCAGCACCTGCATCTGCTCGATATTGTCGGTGGCGCGGGGCTGGATGGTGGGCTCCAGCGCGCCAAGGGCTGTTGCGTCGGAGAGGAACTGGCGCTCGGTCTTTTCGGTGACGCGGCGGATGGCCTCGTTGAGCGGCAGATCGGGAAAATCGCGCAGGGCGCGGGCGTTGATCTTGTCGTCGACGTCGGTGATGTTGCGCACATAGGTGACGTGTTCGGCGCCATAGACGTGGCGCAGCAGACGGAACAGCAGGTCGAAGACGATGACCGGGCGCGCATTGCCGATATGGGCGAAGTCATAGACCGTGGGGCCGCAAACATACATGCGCACATTGTTCGCATCGATGGGGGCAAAGGCCTCTTTGGAGCGTCTGAGCGTGTTGTAGAGCGTCAGCGAAGTCATATGGTCCGTCCTCTGGGCCAAGCGCATGTGTGCTGGCAGACGGCTCTTCGGGTATCGGATTATCGGGATGAAGAAGACCGCGCCGCCAACGAGTGGTTAGCAGGTAATAATGCAGGTCGAAATCAGAATGATCTGGTTCTTCATGACGCCATGATTGACCATTGGTCGCAGGGAAAGCAAGCCGAAAACAAAAAAGGCGGGCCCGAAGGCCCGCCAATCGCTTTGGAGGCGATGGAAACTACGATCTAAACTGCTGATGGCACTGGCCGCAGGTGCCCTGGATGGTCTGGAGGGCCGCAGCATAGCCGGCGGCATCGCCAGCTTCGGCGGCAGCCAGACCGGTTTCGGCACCGGCGCGGCCGGTTTCGATGATGGCGGTGAAGCCTTCCCAGTTTTCCCAGATGGCGGGCAGCGCTTCGCTGTCGCCAACCACCGAGCCTTCGGGGAAAAGGGCGGGCATGTTGGTATAGTCATCGAGCAGGGTCTGCATGGCGGCAACGGCCTCGGCGCCGGTCAGCGCGCCAGCGCCGCGCAGGGTCTGGCCATTGGTGCGCATGATGGCCTTGCGGGCGGCAACGGCTTCCTCGGAGGTGGCCGGCGCAACGAATGCGTCCTGCGCGACAGTGGCGACGACGCCCAGGGTCATGAGACCGGCGATGGCCATGGCGGAAATCTTCTTGATCGACATTTTCGGGTTGCACCTCAACTTGCACCAGACGGAGATTGCAGCCCCGCATGATGGCAGAGTGGCACGCCCGCATGACACGCCCAACGCGGACACGGGAATGTTATCAGCTATAGCAAGGTGTTAGCGGCGGCGGTTGCCGGGTGGATTCATGTTGCTTGGTGGAAGGCCATCCAAGAACGCGGTGTCACCCCGGCCTTGAGCCGGGATGACATCGAGGGTGGGGCGTGCTTTGTGGCTCTAAGCCAAAACCACCTTTTGAGCGATGTCGCCGAAGACTGCCCTGCCCTCGGCGTCGAGCGCGCCGATGCGGACCACGTCGCCGGGTTTGAGGAAGGGCGTGCGGGCGCGGCCGTATTTGAGCTTTTCGACGGTGCGGGCTTCCGCAATGCAGGCAAAGCCGATGCCGTCGCGCTTGATGGGCAGGGCCTCGTCGTGGCGGTTGGAGACGGTGCCGCCGCCAATGATGGTGCCAGCAGCCAGATCGCGGGTGCGGGCGGCCTCGACGATCAGATCGGCGAAATCGAAATGCATGTCGGTGCCGGCATTGGGCTGGCCATAGAGATTGCCATTGACCTCGATGCGGACGGGCAGATGCAGGCGATTGTCGCGCCAGGCATAGCCGAGGCTGTCCGGGGTGGCGACGAGGGGCGCAAAGCTGGTGGAGGGCTTCGCGTGGAAGAAGCCGAAGCCGTTTTGCAGGTCATCGACAACCAGGCGCCGCAGGGACACGTCGTTGCAGACGGTGACGAGGCGGATGGCGGCGGCGGCTTCATCCTTGCCGGCGCCCATGCTGACGGCGCCGATGATGACGGCGACTTCGGCTTCAAAATCGAGCGCCAGGTCAGGATCGGTGATGCGAATGGGGTCATGGGGCGCCGAAAGCGAATCAGATCCACCTTGGTAAAGCAGCGGCCGGGTCGATTGCAGCTCCTCGTCCTTGCTGCCTTTGAGCGAACGGACGCGTTCGAGATGGCTGAGATAGCCCGAGCCGTCGATCCACTGATAGGCGCGCGGCAGGGGCGCGAGTGCCTGGGCGGGATCGAAATTCTGGCCAGCGATGGCACCTGCATCGAGTTGCTTTGAGAGGTCGGAAAGCGCCGGAGACAGGGCGTTCCAGTCGTCGAGCGCCGCCTGGAGGCTCTGGGCGATGCGGCCGGCCGAGACATAGCGCGCGGAATCATTCGAGAGAACGACGAGCTGACCATCGGGGCGGCCATTGCGGAGCGTGGCAAGTTTCATTGGGGCGCAATCTCGAACTTGTGTGGCCTTGCAGCGCTACCATGGCAGGCCGCGGGCGGTATAGTGGTGGCAATGGTGGAGAGTCTGCGGCTTTTCGCGTTTCCAAATTGGAAATGTCGAAGCCTTGCCTTAAGGCCGACACAGGGACGCGCGACGCGTCGGCAGTTTTGAGAGTCGAGGACAGAGCTTGGGCAGGAACAGCATGCGCGCCATTATTCTCATGGTGCTGGCCGCCATCCTCGCCGTGCTCGATGTGAACGTGGCCTATGCGCAGGCGGCGCAATGCGCCCAGCTCGACAATGCGCTGCGCCAGTTCGACCGCAATTCCGACTTCCGGCAGATGGGCGGCAATTCGCAGGCGGCCCTGCAGGCAGCGCGCGACGTGCAGCAGATGGAAAGCCGCTATGTGCGCGAGGGCTGCAATGATGCGGCGCGTGCCGGCCAGCAGCTGACGCGCCAGTGCCAGCAGATCGGGCGCGAGGTGCTGCGGCTGCGCGATGTGGCAGCGCAGGTGAGCCAGCAGGTTGATTCAGCCAATGCCGTGGCAGGCCAGCGCGAGGCAATCCTTCAGGAAATGGCGCGGTTTGGCTGCAATGCCGGGTCGAGCGCCGGTTTCAGCAACGAGCGCCAGTCGGTGTTCGATCGCATTTTCGGCACCACGTCGGAAGGCGACTTCACCAATGGCCAGATGGTCAATGACGGCAGCTATTGGGGTTACCAGGGCTATCAGACGGTGCGAACGGTCTGTGTGCGGCTGAGCGACGGCTACTTCTGGCCGATCAGCTATTCCACCCTGCCCGACTATGTCAGCCAGGATGCGCAGCAATGCCAGGCGAGTTGCCCCACAACGCCGGTGGAGCTGTTTTTCTACGACAATCCCGGCCAGGAGCCGGAGCAGATGCGCAACCAGTATGGCGAAAGCTATACGGCGCTGCCGCAGGCTTTCCGCTATCGCACCGAGCTCGACACCAGCGCGACGGCCAATTGCAAGGTGCCGGCGATTTCTCAGGGCACGATGAGCGTGGCGACCGCGGATGATGGCACCACGCGTACGATGATCGAGACCGCCGAGCTGAACTTTCCGCTGCCGCTGCGCGATCCGCGCCGGCAACAGCCGGTCGCTGCTGCAGTTGCCGCGCCGGTGATGCAGACGGCGACGCTGGTCGATGTGCCCCTGCCCCGCGTGCGTCCGGCCGGTCCGGGCGAGACGGCCGTGACGCGGCCGGCTCAGGCGGCGAGCCAGCCGGACCTGCGTCTCGTGCAGTTTGGCAACAAGGTGGTCAGGGTAGTCGGTCCAGACACGCCATACGCCCAGCCAGCGGGAGCAGGGACTTAAGCTCCGGTCCGTCGTGGCGGCCGGTGAGTGCTAGCCGCAAAGGAAGAAACAGCGCCTTGCCCTTGCGGCCGGTGGCGGTCTTGAGCGCGTCGGTCCATTGACCCCAGGTGGTTTCGTCCCAGGGCTCGGCCGGTAGAAGGGCTTTGGCCAAGGCGAGGAAGTCACGATCCTCGTCGGCAATGACGGGCTCGACCGGGCCGGTGACGAGCTTCGCCCACTCTGCGATGTCGTCGAACTTGCGCAGGTTGCTGCGCAGCAGCAGCCACATCGCTTCGCCCTCAAGTCCCATCGAGGAGAGCCGGCCAAGGGCGCCTTCATAGGGCAGCGCATGCAGGAGGCGGGCATTGAGATTGTCGAGTTCGACGGGATCGAAGCGCGCGGCGCCATGCGAGATCATCGTGAAATCGAGCCGGTTGGCGATCTCTTCGAGAGTTTCATAGGTCTCGATGGGCAGGCTGGTGCCGGTGAGGCTGGCCATGATGGCAATGGCCATTGGCTCGTAGCCGTCATCGCGGAAGTCGCTGATCGACTGGGAGCCGAGGCGCTTGGAGAAGCCCTGCCCTTCGGCATCGGTCAGGAGATTATGGTGGGCGAAGGTGGGGACGGCGCCGCCCAGGGCCTCGAAGATCTCGATCTGCGTGCCGGTGTTGGAGACGTGATCTTCGCCGCGGATGACATGGGTGATGCCCAGATCGATGTCGTCGACGACCGAGGGGAGCGTATAGAGGTAGGAGCCGTCGCCACGGACCAGGACCGGGTCGGACATGGAGGCGGTGTTGACGGTCTGGGGCCCCTTTATCAGGTCGTCGAAGAGAACGGGGCGACCGTCGAGCTTGAAGCGCCAATGCGGCTTGCGGCCCTCGGCTTCGAGTTTTGCGCGATCCTCGTCGGTCAGCGCCAAAGCGGCGCGATCGTAGATAGGCGGCTTGTTGAGGAGGCGGGCGCGGGCGCGCTTGCGGTCGAGCTCTTCCTCGGTTTCGTAGCTAGGATAGAGCCGGCCGGACGCCTTGAGCGTTGCGACGGCGGCGTCGTAAAGCGCTGTGCGTTCGGACTGGCGGACCAAGAGGTCAGGCGTGATGCCGAGCCAGCTCAGATCCACCTCGATGCCATCGGCAAATTCGCGCGTGGAGCGGGCATGGTCGGTGTCGTCCATGCGCAGGATGTACTTGCCGCCGTGGCGGCGGGCAAAGAACCAGTTGAGCAAGGCCGGACGGGCATTGCCGAGATGGATGCGGCCGGTGGGGGACGGCGCCCAGCGAACGGTGATATTGGCGCTGGTCATCCGATCACGCGATCCTTGTAGCCATTGGTGATGGGGTAGCGGCGGCCGAGGCCGAAGGCCTTGACGGTGAGCTTGGGGCCCGGCGCGGACTGGCGGCGCTTGTATTCGGCGATGTTGAGCAGGCGCTCGATGCGTTCGACCAAGGCCTGGTCGTGACCCTGAGCCACGATCTCGGCGATCGACAGTTCGTCTTCGACGATGCCCTTCAGGATCGCGTCGAGCACCGGATAGGGCGGCAGCGAGTCCTGGTCAGTCTGGTTGGGACGCAATTCGGCGCTGGGGGCCTTGTCGATGATGGCCTGGGGAATGACTTCGCCAGAGGGGCCCTTGCAGTCGCCGGGAACATGCCTGTTGCGCCAGGCAGCGAGGCGATAGACTTCCATCTTGAACATGTCCTTGAGCGGATTATAGCCGCCGTTCATGTCGCCATAGATGGTGGCGTAGCCGACGCCCATTTCCGACTTGTTGCCGGTGGTCAGGAGCATGGAACCGAGCTTGTTGGAGACGGCCATGAGCACGACGCCGCGCATGCGGGACTGGATGTTTTCCTCGGCAAGATCGGGCGCGCGGTCGGCGAAGATAGGGGCGAGTTCGGTCAGTGCGTCATCGACCGGATTGCCGATGGAGACGATGTCGTAGCGCACGCCCAGAGCGAGGGCGCAGTCTTTGGCGTCCTTGAGGCTGGCCTCGGAGGTGTAGCGATAGGGCAGCATGATGCAGTGGACGTTTTCTGCGCCCAGCGCATCGACGGCCATGGCGGCGACCACGGCGCTGTCGATGCCGCCCGAGAGGCCGAGCACGACCTGCTTGAAGCCGTTCTTCTTCACATAGTCACGCAGGCCGAGGACGCAGGCGAGCCAAGGGGCCTCGTCTGTGGTGGTCAGTTCGGTGACTTCGCCACTGGCGCAGGTCCAGCCATGCTCCCCGCGGGTCCAGTCGGAGACGATGAAATCGCTTTCGAAGCTCTTGCCCTGGAAAACCAGCTTGTTGCCCGGTTCCATGCCGAAGGAGGCGCCGTCGAAGACCAGTTCGTCCTGGCCGCCGACCTGGTTGAGATAGAGCATGGGTACGTCGTCTTCGGCGACGCGGGCGCGGACGAGGTCCTTGCGGACATGCTGCTTGTCGGTCCAGTAGGGCGAGCCATTGGGGCAGAGCATGATTTCCGCGCCGCGCATGGCGAGATGTTCGCAGACGGATGGGTGCCAGACGTCTTCGCAGATCGGGATGCCGACGGGGACGCCCTTGATGATCACCGGGTCGGGGAGCGGACCGGCGGCGAAATAGCGCTTTTCGTAAAAGACGTCGGAATTGGGCAGCTCGCGCTTGTAGCGCGTGGCGATGATCTCGCCATTTTCGGCCACGACGACGGCATTGTGGAGGCCGGTCTTGTCGAGCCAGATGGAGGGCAGGATGAGGACGGTGTCGATGCCCCTGGTGTCGGCCACCAGATCGCGCGCTGCCTGGATGGCGTCAGCGACGAATTTTGGCTTGAACAGCAGATCGTCCGGGAAATAGCCGGTGAGGAAAAGCTCGCTCAGCAGCAGGATATCGGCGTTCCGGGCCTGCGCGTCGGTCAGCGCCTGGCGGGCCAGAGCGAGATTGCCGACGAGATCGCCGACCTTGGGATTGAGCTGCGCGAGCGCAATTCTGAGGCGGTCTGTCACGGTGATACTGACCCGAGGCTGAGAAAATGAAAGGCGCGCCGCGGCAGGTTGCCGGGCGCGCGCAAGACTTAGCGACTTGCCCGGGTGGGAGCAAGGGAGGGGTTAGAAACGACCGGTCAGTTCAGCCAATGCGCCGTAACGCAAAAGAGAGAATCCAGACAGTGGCGTGTCAGAGTAGAGGTAAGATTCAGGTGTCGCAGCATCCCAATACTTCGCCTGCAAGCTGCTGGGGCCAGTCAACAGCCATGCGCGACCGCCAACCCTGAAAGTGAGGTTATCCGATGGGTGGTAGCCCAGCATCAGCTGGCCGCTCGCACCGTAGAGAGCGCCGGTCGCAATCAGGCTGCTGCGGTTGACGTTGACACCTTGCATTAATGTATCAGCGAATGGACGCTCCGCAGTGGCGCCATGCGCAAAGGCATAAGGTATCGCGACAAGTTCGGCGTTGATGTCAAACATGCCGAAATCGGCGCGCCCGGTGACACCAAGCCGAAGTTCCTGAATGTTGAGGCCATCAATGTGCTCAATGTCGAGCCGATTTCGGTCCGGCGATTCCTTATGGTACTGGTATCCCGCCAAGAAGCCGATCGTCGCATTTTCGTTGCCAAAGGGTGTCCACCCAAAGTCGGCGCCCACCGCGCCAATCTGTCCGCCTTCAAAAGTCGCCACTGATTGCCCATCGGTCACGTAGTCGCCGCTAGTGACGGCGCCATAGGCAGCCTGGCCTTTCACAAATGTGCTGGTCGACAGATCATCAATGCGGAAATGGGCTTCAAGAATATGGGTTGTGTCCTCCGTGCTGTAGGTATCACCCGCCAGTTCTGCCCATTGTTCGCCTAGGGAGTACCAGTAGCGTAGGCCTGCTTCATACTTTAGCGGGTTGGCGTCACTGTGTTCCCAGTTGGTCGGGTAGGATGTTCGGATGCCGGGCGAGGCCATCCAGTCGGCGGCCAAGGTTGGCACTGCCGCCAGGAGCGAGGAAAGGGCCACGGTGCCCAGAATGATCCGATTCATTATAGCCTCCGGCATTCTGCCAAGTATTGGAGACAATTCATGATGCGTTAGGGTTAAAATCCCGCTAAGCGATTGCAATTGGCAGTTTGGTAACTCCATGGGCGCAGATTTGATCGTATTGCACAGGAATGTGCGCCGGCTGTCGCAACTGCTTGGTTGCTGAGGA is a genomic window containing:
- a CDS encoding GFA family protein, coding for MGDEAVIERAEAHAGGCQCGAVRFSVTRLGRGSICHCRMCQKAFGGFFGPLVTAHNAVWTRGEPKWFQSSNAARRAFCGDCGTPLAYETRFGLELAIGAFDHPEHAAPEIQVNPHDKLPFFDGLTALPMREETSDEWRDFLAGIHSNQHPDHDTADWPPRGDK
- the cysS gene encoding cysteine--tRNA ligase yields the protein MTSLTLYNTLRRSKEAFAPIDANNVRMYVCGPTVYDFAHIGNARPVIVFDLLFRLLRHVYGAEHVTYVRNITDVDDKINARALRDFPDLPLNEAIRRVTEKTERQFLSDATALGALEPTIQPRATDNIEQMQVLIRDLIANNHAYNASGEVLFDVKSMPDYGQLSGRNLDDNLAGARIAVEAHKKNPADFVLWKQSSETEPGWDSPWGRGRPGWHIECSAMSERYLGQTFDIHGGGLDLIFPHHENEIAQSRCAHGTHAMANVWMHNGFLQVEGQKMSKSLGNFVTINELLETGTLGGRAWIGDVLRLAMLMTHYREPIDFSIKRLDEAEAKLRDWQRAARGAEVSEGDAPDESVVKELADDLNFHRASVALDFIAKKANREEGNARHCLAATLRFLGFSLDSLITSDDGWEEPPHIAAAIAQRLDALNGKDFARADAIRNELSEQGITLMDYKDEAGNRATKWEMKR
- a CDS encoding cytochrome c — translated: MSIKKISAMAIAGLMTLGVVATVAQDAFVAPATSEEAVAARKAIMRTNGQTLRGAGALTGAEAVAAMQTLLDDYTNMPALFPEGSVVGDSEALPAIWENWEGFTAIIETGRAGAETGLAAAEAGDAAGYAAALQTIQGTCGQCHQQFRS
- a CDS encoding fumarylacetoacetate hydrolase family protein; protein product: MKLATLRNGRPDGQLVVLSNDSARYVSAGRIAQSLQAALDDWNALSPALSDLSKQLDAGAIAGQNFDPAQALAPLPRAYQWIDGSGYLSHLERVRSLKGSKDEELQSTRPLLYQGGSDSLSAPHDPIRITDPDLALDFEAEVAVIIGAVSMGAGKDEAAAAIRLVTVCNDVSLRRLVVDDLQNGFGFFHAKPSTSFAPLVATPDSLGYAWRDNRLHLPVRIEVNGNLYGQPNAGTDMHFDFADLIVEAARTRDLAAGTIIGGGTVSNRHDEALPIKRDGIGFACIAEARTVEKLKYGRARTPFLKPGDVVRIGALDAEGRAVFGDIAQKVVLA
- a CDS encoding DUF2865 domain-containing protein; protein product: MRAIILMVLAAILAVLDVNVAYAQAAQCAQLDNALRQFDRNSDFRQMGGNSQAALQAARDVQQMESRYVREGCNDAARAGQQLTRQCQQIGREVLRLRDVAAQVSQQVDSANAVAGQREAILQEMARFGCNAGSSAGFSNERQSVFDRIFGTTSEGDFTNGQMVNDGSYWGYQGYQTVRTVCVRLSDGYFWPISYSTLPDYVSQDAQQCQASCPTTPVELFFYDNPGQEPEQMRNQYGESYTALPQAFRYRTELDTSATANCKVPAISQGTMSVATADDGTTRTMIETAELNFPLPLRDPRRQQPVAAAVAAPVMQTATLVDVPLPRVRPAGPGETAVTRPAQAASQPDLRLVQFGNKVVRVVGPDTPYAQPAGAGT
- the gltX gene encoding glutamate--tRNA ligase, which produces MTSANITVRWAPSPTGRIHLGNARPALLNWFFARRHGGKYILRMDDTDHARSTREFADGIEVDLSWLGITPDLLVRQSERTALYDAAVATLKASGRLYPSYETEEELDRKRARARLLNKPPIYDRAALALTDEDRAKLEAEGRKPHWRFKLDGRPVLFDDLIKGPQTVNTASMSDPVLVRGDGSYLYTLPSVVDDIDLGITHVIRGEDHVSNTGTQIEIFEALGGAVPTFAHHNLLTDAEGQGFSKRLGSQSISDFRDDGYEPMAIAIMASLTGTSLPIETYETLEEIANRLDFTMISHGAARFDPVELDNLNARLLHALPYEGALGRLSSMGLEGEAMWLLLRSNLRKFDDIAEWAKLVTGPVEPVIADEDRDFLALAKALLPAEPWDETTWGQWTDALKTATGRKGKALFLPLRLALTGRHDGPELKSLLPLAGRMACLDRLP
- a CDS encoding NAD+ synthase, with the translated sequence MTDRLRIALAQLNPKVGDLVGNLALARQALTDAQARNADILLLSELFLTGYFPDDLLFKPKFVADAIQAARDLVADTRGIDTVLILPSIWLDKTGLHNAVVVAENGEIIATRYKRELPNSDVFYEKRYFAAGPLPDPVIIKGVPVGIPICEDVWHPSVCEHLAMRGAEIMLCPNGSPYWTDKQHVRKDLVRARVAEDDVPMLYLNQVGGQDELVFDGASFGMEPGNKLVFQGKSFESDFIVSDWTRGEHGWTCASGEVTELTTTDEAPWLACVLGLRDYVKKNGFKQVVLGLSGGIDSAVVAAMAVDALGAENVHCIMLPYRYTSEASLKDAKDCALALGVRYDIVSIGNPVDDALTELAPIFADRAPDLAEENIQSRMRGVVLMAVSNKLGSMLLTTGNKSEMGVGYATIYGDMNGGYNPLKDMFKMEVYRLAAWRNRHVPGDCKGPSGEVIPQAIIDKAPSAELRPNQTDQDSLPPYPVLDAILKGIVEDELSIAEIVAQGHDQALVERIERLLNIAEYKRRQSAPGPKLTVKAFGLGRRYPITNGYKDRVIG